A stretch of the Nitratireductor thuwali genome encodes the following:
- the rpmC gene encoding 50S ribosomal protein L29, with amino-acid sequence MKAVDVRAMTPDQLDDELAKLKKEQFNLRFQKATGQLEKTARVKQIRRDIARIKTIAAEKSAGSKA; translated from the coding sequence ATGAAGGCCGTTGACGTAAGGGCGATGACGCCCGACCAGCTCGACGACGAGCTGGCCAAGCTGAAGAAAGAGCAGTTCAACCTTCGCTTCCAGAAGGCGACGGGGCAGCTCGAGAAAACCGCGCGTGTGAAGCAGATTCGCCGTGACATTGCGCGCATCAAGACAATCGCCGCCGAGAAATCGGCTGGCAGCAAGGCCTGA
- the rpsG gene encoding 30S ribosomal protein S7, with protein sequence MSRRHRAEKREINPDPKFGDVVVTKFMNAVMFHGKKSAAERIVYGALDQVQEKAKQEPVTVFHQALDNVAPHLEVRSRRVGGATYQVPVDVRPERRQALAIRWLITAARNRNETTMIERLSGELMDAANNRGTAVKKREDTHKMAEANRAFSHYRW encoded by the coding sequence ATGTCCCGACGTCACCGTGCAGAAAAGCGCGAGATCAACCCGGACCCGAAATTCGGCGACGTGGTTGTGACCAAATTCATGAATGCCGTCATGTTCCACGGCAAGAAGTCCGCCGCCGAGCGGATCGTTTACGGCGCCCTGGACCAGGTTCAGGAAAAGGCCAAGCAGGAGCCCGTCACGGTCTTCCATCAGGCGCTCGACAACGTCGCGCCGCATCTGGAAGTGCGCTCCCGCCGTGTCGGTGGCGCCACTTATCAGGTGCCTGTCGATGTGCGCCCCGAGCGCCGCCAGGCGCTGGCCATCCGCTGGCTGATCACCGCCGCGCGCAACCGCAACGAGACCACCATGATCGAGCGCCTTTCCGGCGAGCTCATGGATGCGGCCAACAACCGCGGCACCGCTGTCAAGAAGCGCGAGGACACGCACAAGATGGCCGAGGCCAACCGCGCGTTCTCGCACTATCGCTGGTAG
- the rpsJ gene encoding 30S ribosomal protein S10: protein MNGQNIRIRLKAFDHRVLDASTREIVSTAKRTGANVRGPIPLPTRIEKFTVNRSPHIDKKSREQFEMRTHKRLLDIVDPTPQTVDALMKLDLAAGVDVEIKL, encoded by the coding sequence ATGAACGGACAGAATATCCGTATCCGCCTCAAGGCGTTCGACCACCGGGTGCTTGATGCTTCGACGCGCGAGATCGTGTCCACGGCCAAGCGCACCGGCGCGAATGTCCGCGGGCCCATCCCGCTGCCGACGCGGATCGAGAAATTCACGGTGAACCGCTCGCCGCACATCGACAAGAAGTCGCGCGAGCAGTTTGAAATGCGGACCCACAAGCGTCTTCTGGACATCGTGGACCCGACGCCCCAGACGGTCGACGCTCTTATGAAGCTCGACCTTGCTGCCGGCGTCGACGTCGAGATCAAGCTGTAG
- the rplN gene encoding 50S ribosomal protein L14 gives MIQMQTNLDVADNSGARRVMCIKVLGGSKRKYASVGDIIVVSVKEAIPRGRVKKGDVMKAVVVRTAKDIRRADGSVIRFDNNAAVLVDNKKEPVGTRIFGPVPRELRAKNHMKIISLAPEVL, from the coding sequence ATGATTCAGATGCAAACAAACCTCGACGTGGCGGATAATTCCGGCGCACGTCGTGTCATGTGCATCAAGGTGCTCGGCGGCTCGAAGCGGAAATATGCCTCCGTCGGCGACATCATCGTCGTTTCGGTGAAGGAAGCTATCCCGCGCGGCCGTGTCAAGAAGGGCGACGTGATGAAGGCGGTTGTGGTCCGCACAGCCAAGGACATTCGCCGGGCCGACGGCAGCGTTATCCGTTTTGACAACAATGCGGCCGTCCTCGTCGACAACAAGAAAGAGCCCGTGGGCACACGCATCTTCGGACCGGTTCCGCGCGAACTTCGCGCCAAGAACCATATGAAGATCATCTCGCTCGCGCCGGAAGTGCTCTAA
- a CDS encoding 50S ribosomal protein L23, whose protein sequence is MTDLRHYDVIVSPVVTEKSTMASENNQVVFNVAPKATKPEIKAAVEALFGVKVKGVNTLVRKGKVKRFRGTIGRQSDAKKAVVTLVEGHSIDIATGL, encoded by the coding sequence ATGACGGACCTTCGCCACTATGACGTGATCGTCAGCCCGGTGGTCACCGAGAAATCGACGATGGCCTCGGAGAACAACCAGGTCGTCTTTAACGTGGCGCCCAAGGCCACCAAGCCCGAGATCAAGGCTGCCGTCGAGGCGCTGTTCGGTGTGAAGGTGAAGGGCGTGAACACACTTGTTCGCAAAGGCAAGGTGAAGCGGTTCCGCGGCACCATCGGTAGGCAGAGCGACGCCAAGAAGGCGGTCGTGACGCTGGTCGAGGGGCACTCGATCGACATCGCTACTGGTCTTTGA
- the rplB gene encoding 50S ribosomal protein L2, with product MALKNFKPVTPGQRQLVIVDRSGLYKGKPVKGLTQGLTGKGGRNNTGRITARFQGGGHKRTYRLVDFKRRKFDVSGVIERIEYDPNRTGFIALVRYEDGELSYILAPQRLAAGDKVISSLKAVDVKPGNTMPLSAMPIGTIVHNVEMKTGKGGQIARSAGAYCQLVGRDQGMAILRLNSGEQRLVSGGCLATVGAVSNPDHSNISLGKAGRKRWLGKRPHNRGVTMNPVDHPHGGGEGRTSGGRHPVSPWGKPTKGMKTRSNKSTDKFIMRSRHQRKS from the coding sequence ATGGCACTCAAGAACTTCAAACCGGTAACCCCGGGCCAGCGCCAGCTGGTGATCGTTGACCGCTCCGGCCTCTACAAAGGCAAGCCGGTCAAGGGCCTTACCCAGGGACTGACGGGCAAGGGCGGCCGCAACAACACCGGCCGCATCACGGCCCGGTTCCAGGGCGGCGGTCACAAGCGGACCTATCGCCTGGTCGATTTCAAGCGTCGCAAGTTCGACGTTTCGGGCGTCATCGAGCGCATCGAGTACGACCCGAACCGGACCGGCTTCATCGCGCTGGTGCGTTATGAGGACGGCGAGCTGTCCTACATCCTGGCGCCGCAGCGCCTGGCCGCCGGCGACAAGGTCATCTCGTCGCTCAAGGCCGTCGACGTGAAGCCCGGCAACACCATGCCGCTCTCCGCAATGCCGATCGGCACGATCGTGCACAATGTGGAGATGAAGACGGGCAAGGGCGGCCAGATCGCCCGTTCGGCCGGCGCCTATTGCCAGTTGGTCGGTCGCGATCAGGGAATGGCGATCCTGCGGCTGAACTCGGGCGAGCAGCGCCTGGTATCGGGCGGTTGCCTCGCCACGGTCGGTGCGGTGTCAAACCCGGACCACTCGAATATCAGCCTCGGCAAGGCTGGTCGCAAGCGTTGGCTGGGCAAGCGCCCGCACAATCGCGGCGTCACAATGAACCCGGTCGATCACCCGCATGGCGGTGGTGAAGGCCGCACCTCCGGCGGCCGTCATCCGGTATCGCCGTGGGGCAAGCCCACCAAGGGCATGAAGACGCGGTCGAACAAGTCGACCGACAAGTTCATCATGCGCTCGCGCCATCAGCGCAAGAGCTAA
- the rplC gene encoding 50S ribosomal protein L3 has protein sequence MRSGVIAQKIGMTRVYNEAGEHVPVTVLRMENCQVVAQRTEEKNGYTAVQLGVGLAKVKNTSKALRGHFAAATVEPKAKVAEFRVSPDNLLDVGAEITADHFVAGQKVDVTGTSIGKGFQGVMKRHNFGGGRATHGNSVSHRSHGSTGQRQDPGKVFKGKKMAGHMGNHRVTTQNLEIVSTDTERGLILVRGAVPGSKGAWIMVSDAVKAPLPEGAPLPAAIRAANNDAAKAENAAASEGAE, from the coding sequence ATGCGTTCAGGTGTTATCGCACAGAAGATCGGGATGACGCGCGTCTACAACGAGGCGGGCGAGCATGTCCCTGTCACGGTTCTGCGCATGGAAAACTGCCAGGTCGTGGCCCAGCGCACCGAAGAGAAGAATGGCTACACGGCCGTTCAGCTCGGTGTCGGCCTTGCCAAGGTGAAGAACACGTCGAAGGCGTTGCGCGGTCATTTCGCTGCAGCCACGGTCGAGCCCAAGGCGAAGGTTGCCGAATTCCGGGTGTCGCCCGACAATCTTCTGGATGTCGGGGCCGAGATCACGGCGGATCATTTCGTCGCCGGCCAGAAGGTCGACGTGACGGGAACCTCCATCGGCAAGGGCTTCCAGGGCGTCATGAAGCGCCACAATTTCGGTGGCGGCCGTGCGACCCATGGTAACTCGGTGTCGCACCGCTCGCACGGCTCGACCGGCCAGCGCCAGGATCCCGGCAAGGTGTTCAAGGGCAAGAAGATGGCCGGCCACATGGGCAACCATCGCGTCACGACCCAGAACCTGGAGATCGTCTCCACCGATACCGAGCGCGGCCTGATCCTGGTCCGCGGCGCCGTTCCCGGCTCCAAGGGCGCCTGGATCATGGTGAGCGATGCCGTCAAGGCGCCGCTGCCCGAGGGCGCGCCGCTTCCGGCCGCCATCCGCGCCGCAAACAACGATGCCGCGAAGGCCGAAAACGCCGCCGCCAGCGAGGGGGCAGAATAA
- the rpsC gene encoding 30S ribosomal protein S3 — protein MGHKVNPIGLRLGINRTWDSRWFADNAEYGELLHEDLKIRDYIEKELKQAAISKVVIERPHKKCRVTIHAARPGLIIGKKGADIEKLRRKVSSMTNAETHLNIVEVRKPEIDAKLIAQSIAQQLERRVAFRRAMKRAVQSAMRLGAEGIRINCSGRLGGAEIARIEWYREGRVPLHTLRADIDYGTAEAKTAYGICGVKVWVFKGEILEHDPMASERRVVEGEQGGSRRREHA, from the coding sequence ATGGGCCACAAAGTTAATCCGATCGGCCTGCGTCTCGGCATCAACCGCACCTGGGATTCCCGCTGGTTCGCGGACAATGCCGAGTATGGCGAGCTTCTTCACGAGGATCTGAAGATCCGCGACTATATCGAGAAGGAGCTCAAGCAGGCCGCCATTTCGAAGGTGGTGATCGAGCGCCCGCACAAGAAGTGCCGCGTCACGATCCATGCCGCCCGCCCCGGCCTCATCATCGGCAAGAAGGGCGCGGACATCGAAAAGCTGCGCCGCAAGGTCTCGTCGATGACGAATGCGGAAACGCATCTCAACATCGTCGAGGTGCGCAAGCCCGAGATCGACGCGAAGCTGATCGCCCAGTCGATCGCCCAGCAGCTCGAGCGCCGCGTGGCCTTCCGCCGCGCCATGAAGCGTGCCGTTCAGTCGGCCATGCGTCTCGGCGCCGAGGGCATCCGCATCAACTGCTCGGGCCGTCTGGGTGGCGCGGAGATCGCGCGCATCGAATGGTATCGTGAAGGCCGGGTGCCGCTGCACACGCTTCGCGCCGACATCGACTACGGAACCGCCGAGGCGAAGACGGCCTACGGCATCTGTGGTGTGAAGGTCTGGGTATTCAAGGGCGAGATCCTCGAGCACGATCCGATGGCGTCCGAACGCCGCGTGGTCGAGGGTGAGCAGGGCGGCAGCCGCCGCCGTGAACACGCCTGA
- the rplP gene encoding 50S ribosomal protein L16, whose product MLQPKRTKFRKQFKGRIHGIAKGGTDLNFGSFGIKALEPERVTARQIEAARRAITRYMKRQGRVWIRIFPDVPVTSKPTEVRMGKGKGSVDYWAARVKPGRVMFEIDGVGVDVAREALRLGAAKLPIKTRFVQRIAE is encoded by the coding sequence ATGCTGCAACCAAAGCGCACGAAATTCCGCAAGCAGTTCAAGGGCCGCATCCATGGCATCGCCAAGGGCGGCACTGACCTGAACTTCGGTTCGTTCGGTATCAAGGCTCTTGAGCCGGAGCGGGTGACCGCGCGCCAGATCGAGGCCGCGCGCCGCGCCATCACGCGCTATATGAAGCGCCAGGGCCGCGTCTGGATCCGGATTTTCCCCGACGTTCCCGTCACCTCCAAGCCGACCGAGGTCCGCATGGGTAAGGGTAAGGGTTCGGTGGATTACTGGGCCGCGCGCGTGAAGCCCGGTCGCGTAATGTTCGAGATCGACGGTGTGGGCGTCGACGTTGCACGCGAGGCGCTTCGCCTTGGTGCCGCCAAGCTCCCGATCAAGACGCGCTTCGTCCAGCGCATCGCAGAGTAG
- the rpsQ gene encoding 30S ribosomal protein S17 → MPKRVLQGTVVSDKNDKTVVVRVERRFAHPLLKKTVRRTKRYKAHDETNALKVGDKVLIQETRPISKDKCWIVINETAAQAPAQ, encoded by the coding sequence ATGCCAAAGCGCGTTTTGCAGGGCACCGTGGTGAGCGACAAGAACGACAAGACGGTCGTCGTCCGCGTCGAGCGCCGTTTCGCTCACCCGCTGCTGAAGAAGACCGTGCGCCGTACCAAGCGGTACAAGGCTCATGATGAAACGAATGCGTTGAAGGTCGGCGACAAGGTGCTGATCCAGGAGACGCGTCCGATCTCGAAGGACAAGTGCTGGATCGTCATCAACGAGACGGCCGCACAAGCGCCCGCACAATAA
- the tuf gene encoding elongation factor Tu, producing the protein MAKGKFERNKPHVNIGTIGHVDHGKTSLTAAITKYFGEYRAYDTIDGAPEEKARGITISTAHVEYETEARHYAHVDCPGHADYVKNMITGAAQMDGAILVVSAADGPMPQTREHILLARQVGVPAVVVFLNKVDQVDDAELLELVELEVRELLSSYDFPGDDIPIVKGSALAALEDSNKEIGEDAIRALMAEVDKYIPTPERPIDQPFLMPIEDVFSISGRGTVVTGRVERGVIKVGEEVEIVGIRDTTKTTVTGVEMFRKLLDQGQAGDNIGALIRGIDREGVERGQVLCKPGSVKPHKKFKAEAYILTKEEGGRHTPFFTNYRPQFYFRTTDVTGVVSLPEGTEMVMPGDNVTVDVELIVPIAMEEKLRFAIREGGRTVGAGIVASITE; encoded by the coding sequence ATGGCCAAAGGTAAATTCGAGCGCAACAAGCCGCATGTGAACATCGGTACGATTGGTCACGTTGACCATGGCAAGACGTCGCTGACGGCTGCGATCACGAAGTATTTCGGCGAGTACCGGGCCTACGACACGATTGACGGTGCGCCGGAGGAGAAGGCGCGCGGCATCACGATTTCGACGGCGCATGTGGAATATGAGACGGAAGCCCGTCACTATGCGCATGTCGACTGCCCGGGCCATGCCGATTATGTGAAGAACATGATCACCGGCGCGGCGCAGATGGACGGCGCGATCCTGGTGGTTTCGGCGGCCGACGGCCCGATGCCGCAGACGCGCGAGCACATTCTCCTGGCCCGCCAGGTCGGCGTTCCGGCGGTTGTGGTGTTTTTGAACAAGGTCGACCAGGTCGACGATGCGGAGCTTCTGGAGCTGGTCGAGCTCGAGGTCCGCGAGCTTCTGTCGAGCTACGACTTCCCCGGCGACGACATTCCGATCGTCAAGGGCTCGGCGCTTGCGGCGCTGGAGGATTCCAACAAGGAGATCGGCGAGGACGCGATCCGCGCGCTGATGGCCGAGGTGGACAAGTACATCCCGACGCCGGAGCGTCCGATCGACCAGCCGTTCCTGATGCCGATCGAGGACGTGTTCTCGATCTCGGGCCGCGGCACGGTGGTGACGGGTCGCGTCGAGCGCGGCGTGATCAAGGTCGGCGAGGAAGTGGAGATCGTGGGCATCCGCGACACGACCAAGACGACGGTGACGGGCGTGGAGATGTTCCGCAAGCTTCTGGACCAGGGCCAGGCGGGCGACAATATCGGGGCGCTGATCCGCGGCATCGACCGCGAGGGCGTGGAGCGCGGCCAGGTTCTGTGCAAGCCCGGTTCGGTGAAGCCGCACAAGAAGTTCAAGGCCGAGGCCTACATCCTGACCAAGGAGGAGGGCGGGCGCCACACGCCGTTCTTCACCAACTACCGTCCGCAGTTCTACTTCCGCACGACGGACGTGACCGGCGTGGTCTCGCTTCCCGAAGGCACGGAAATGGTGATGCCGGGCGACAATGTGACGGTCGACGTCGAGCTGATCGTGCCGATCGCCATGGAGGAGAAGCTGCGCTTCGCCATCCGCGAAGGCGGCCGCACCGTCGGCGCCGGCATCGTCGCAAGCATCACTGAGTAA
- the rpsS gene encoding 30S ribosomal protein S19: protein MSRSVWKGPFVDGFLFKKVEKVRESGRKEVIKMWSRRSTILPQFVGLTFGVYNGQKHIPVLVSEEMVGHKFGEFAPTRTYYGHGADKKAKRK from the coding sequence GTGTCCCGTTCAGTTTGGAAAGGCCCCTTTGTCGATGGCTTTCTTTTCAAGAAGGTCGAGAAAGTTCGCGAGAGCGGACGCAAAGAGGTGATCAAGATGTGGAGCCGTCGCTCCACCATTCTGCCGCAGTTCGTCGGCCTGACCTTCGGCGTCTACAACGGCCAGAAGCATATTCCGGTGCTCGTCTCGGAAGAGATGGTGGGCCACAAATTCGGTGAATTCGCTCCGACCCGCACCTATTACGGCCACGGGGCGGACAAGAAGGCTAAGAGGAAGTAA
- the rplD gene encoding 50S ribosomal protein L4, whose translation MDFKVTTLAGKDAGKLKVSDEIFGLDPREDILHRVVRWQLAKRQQGSHKTKGRAEIARTGAKMYRQKGTGRARHHSARAPQFRGGGKAHGPVVRSHAHELPKKVRALGLKHALSAKAKSESLIIIDDLAFADGKTKALVDSFAKLGLTNVLMIGGAELDAGFKRAAQNIPNVDVLPVQGINVYDILRRGTLVLSKAAVEALEERFK comes from the coding sequence ATGGATTTTAAGGTAACCACCCTTGCGGGCAAGGATGCCGGCAAGCTGAAGGTCTCCGACGAGATTTTCGGACTTGATCCGCGCGAGGACATCCTGCACCGCGTCGTGCGCTGGCAGCTTGCCAAGCGTCAGCAGGGTTCGCACAAGACCAAGGGGCGCGCCGAGATCGCGCGCACCGGCGCCAAGATGTACCGTCAGAAGGGCACCGGCCGCGCCCGCCATCACTCGGCGCGCGCTCCGCAGTTCCGCGGCGGCGGCAAGGCCCATGGCCCGGTCGTGCGCAGCCACGCCCACGAGCTGCCGAAGAAGGTTCGCGCACTGGGTCTGAAGCACGCGCTTTCGGCCAAGGCCAAGTCGGAAAGCCTGATCATCATCGACGATCTGGCATTTGCCGACGGCAAGACGAAGGCGCTGGTGGACAGCTTCGCCAAGCTCGGTCTTACCAATGTGCTGATGATCGGCGGTGCCGAGCTCGACGCAGGTTTCAAGCGCGCGGCGCAGAACATTCCCAATGTGGATGTGCTGCCGGTGCAGGGCATCAACGTCTACGACATCCTCCGCCGCGGCACGCTGGTGCTGTCCAAGGCGGCTGTCGAGGCCCTCGAGGAGCGATTTAAATGA
- the rplX gene encoding 50S ribosomal protein L24, translated as MQKIKKGDKVVVLAGRDKGRSGEVIQVMPKEDRALVRGVNVVRRHQKQSAQDAGGIIAKEAPIHLSNLALADPKDGKPTRVGFKIDGDKKVRVAKRSGETIDG; from the coding sequence ATGCAGAAGATCAAGAAAGGCGACAAAGTCGTCGTGCTCGCCGGCCGCGACAAGGGTCGTTCCGGTGAAGTCATCCAGGTGATGCCGAAGGAAGACAGGGCGCTGGTTCGCGGCGTCAACGTCGTTCGCCGGCATCAGAAGCAGTCCGCGCAGGATGCAGGCGGCATCATTGCCAAGGAAGCGCCGATCCACCTGTCCAACCTCGCTCTGGCCGACCCCAAGGACGGCAAGCCGACGCGCGTCGGCTTCAAGATCGACGGCGACAAGAAGGTGCGCGTCGCGAAGCGCTCGGGAGAAACGATCGATGGCTAA
- the fusA gene encoding elongation factor G — MSREYKLEDYRNFGIMAHIDAGKTTTTERILFYTGKSHKIGEVHDGAATMDWMEQEQERGITITSAATTTFWQGRDGKKRRFNIIDTPGHVDFTIEVERSLRVLDGAIALLDANAGVEPQTETVWRQADKYHVPRMIFCNKMDKIGADFYRSAEMVKTRLGAQAVIMQLPIGAESEFEGVIDLIEMKALIWQSENLGAAWDVLDIPADMQAKAEEYREKLIEAAVEMDEGAMERYLEGEMPGNDEIRKLIRKGTIDVKFFPMFCGSAFKNKGVQPLLDGVVDFLPSPLEVPPIKGIDPKTESEVVRHSSDEEPLSMLAFKIMNDPFVGSLTFCRIYSGLLNKGVGLQNTVKDKRERIGRMLQMHSNSRSDLEVAYAGDIVALAGLKETTTGDTLCDPLKPVILERMEFPDPVIQIAIEPKTKGDQEKMGLALNRLAAEDPSFRVRSDEESGQTIIAGMGELHLDILVDRMKREFKVEANVGAPQVAYRETITREAEIDYTHKKQSGGSGQFARVKIVFAPNPEGEDFVFESKIVGGSVPKEYIPGVQKGIESVLSSGPIAGFPMLGVKATLIDGAYHDVDSSVLAFEIAARAAFREGAQKAGAQLLEPIMKVEVVTPEDYVGDVIGDLNSRRGQIQGTEARGIATVINAMVPLANMFKYVDNLRSMSQGRAQYTMQFDHYEPVPTAVAQEIQKKYA, encoded by the coding sequence ATGTCCCGCGAATATAAGCTCGAAGATTACCGCAATTTCGGTATCATGGCGCATATCGACGCCGGCAAGACCACGACGACCGAGCGCATTCTGTTCTACACCGGCAAGTCCCACAAGATCGGCGAAGTCCATGACGGCGCCGCGACGATGGACTGGATGGAGCAGGAGCAGGAGCGTGGCATCACGATCACCTCCGCTGCCACCACCACCTTCTGGCAGGGCCGCGACGGCAAGAAGCGCCGCTTCAACATCATCGACACGCCCGGACACGTGGACTTCACCATCGAGGTCGAGCGTTCGCTGCGCGTGCTCGACGGCGCTATCGCGCTGCTCGACGCCAATGCCGGCGTGGAGCCGCAGACCGAGACGGTGTGGCGCCAGGCGGACAAGTATCACGTCCCGCGCATGATCTTCTGCAACAAGATGGACAAGATCGGCGCCGACTTCTACCGCTCGGCCGAGATGGTCAAGACGCGCCTCGGCGCGCAGGCCGTCATCATGCAGTTGCCAATTGGTGCGGAGAGCGAGTTCGAAGGCGTCATCGACCTGATCGAGATGAAGGCGCTCATCTGGCAGTCCGAGAATTTGGGCGCTGCCTGGGACGTTCTCGACATTCCCGCCGATATGCAGGCCAAGGCCGAAGAGTATCGCGAGAAGCTGATCGAGGCCGCCGTCGAGATGGACGAGGGCGCGATGGAGCGTTACCTCGAGGGCGAGATGCCGGGCAACGACGAGATCCGCAAGCTCATCCGCAAGGGCACGATCGACGTCAAGTTCTTCCCGATGTTCTGCGGTTCGGCCTTCAAGAACAAGGGCGTTCAGCCGCTTCTGGACGGCGTCGTGGACTTTCTGCCCTCGCCGCTGGAAGTTCCTCCGATCAAGGGCATCGACCCGAAGACCGAGAGCGAGGTGGTACGCCATTCGTCGGACGAAGAGCCGCTCTCCATGCTGGCCTTCAAGATCATGAACGATCCCTTCGTCGGCTCGCTCACCTTCTGCCGCATCTATTCCGGCCTGCTGAACAAGGGCGTCGGCCTGCAGAACACGGTCAAAGACAAGCGCGAGCGCATCGGCCGCATGCTGCAGATGCATTCCAACTCGCGCTCCGATCTTGAAGTGGCCTATGCCGGCGACATCGTCGCCCTGGCCGGCCTCAAGGAGACAACGACGGGCGACACGCTTTGCGATCCGCTGAAGCCGGTCATCCTGGAGCGCATGGAATTCCCCGATCCGGTCATCCAGATCGCGATCGAGCCCAAGACCAAGGGCGACCAGGAGAAGATGGGCCTGGCGCTCAACCGCCTTGCCGCCGAGGATCCGTCCTTCCGCGTCCGGTCGGACGAAGAGTCCGGTCAGACCATCATCGCCGGCATGGGCGAGCTTCATCTCGACATTCTGGTCGACCGCATGAAGCGTGAGTTCAAGGTCGAGGCCAATGTCGGCGCGCCGCAGGTTGCCTACCGCGAGACCATCACGCGGGAAGCCGAGATCGACTACACGCACAAGAAGCAGTCCGGCGGTTCGGGCCAGTTCGCCCGCGTGAAGATCGTTTTCGCGCCCAACCCGGAAGGCGAGGATTTCGTGTTCGAATCCAAGATCGTCGGCGGGTCGGTTCCGAAGGAATATATTCCCGGCGTGCAGAAGGGCATCGAGAGCGTTCTGTCGTCCGGTCCGATCGCGGGCTTCCCGATGCTGGGCGTCAAGGCGACTCTCATCGACGGCGCCTATCACGATGTCGACTCGTCGGTTCTGGCCTTCGAGATCGCCGCCCGCGCGGCGTTCCGCGAAGGTGCCCAGAAGGCCGGGGCCCAGCTTCTCGAGCCGATCATGAAGGTCGAGGTGGTCACGCCCGAAGATTATGTCGGCGACGTGATCGGCGATCTGAACTCGCGGCGCGGCCAGATCCAGGGCACGGAGGCCCGCGGCATCGCCACGGTGATCAACGCCATGGTGCCGCTCGCCAACATGTTCAAATACGTCGACAATCTGCGCTCGATGTCCCAGGGCAGGGCCCAGTACACGATGCAGTTCGACCATTATGAGCCGGTGCCGACCGCGGTGGCTCAGGAAATACAGAAGAAATACGCGTGA
- the rplV gene encoding 50S ribosomal protein L22 encodes MGKAKAPRRLADNEARAVLRTIRVSPQKLNLVAAMIRGKKVATALADLEFSRKRIAGTVKSTLQSAIANAENNHDLDVDALVVAEAYVGKSIVMKRFHARGRGRANRIEKPFSHLTIVVREVEEKVEAA; translated from the coding sequence ATGGGCAAGGCCAAAGCGCCGCGCAGGCTTGCAGACAATGAGGCTCGTGCCGTACTGCGCACGATCCGCGTCAGCCCGCAGAAGCTGAACCTCGTTGCCGCGATGATCCGCGGGAAGAAGGTCGCGACAGCGCTCGCCGACCTTGAGTTCTCGCGCAAGCGAATCGCCGGCACCGTGAAGTCGACGCTGCAGTCGGCAATCGCCAATGCGGAGAACAACCACGACCTCGACGTGGATGCGCTGGTTGTCGCCGAGGCCTATGTCGGCAAGTCGATCGTCATGAAGCGTTTTCATGCGCGTGGCCGCGGCCGCGCCAACCGCATCGAGAAGCCGTTCTCGCATCTGACGATTGTCGTCCGCGAAGTCGAAGAGAAAGTGGAGGCCGCCTGA
- the rpsL gene encoding 30S ribosomal protein S12 codes for MPTVSQLIRKPRQAPVKRNKVPAMQANPQKRGVCTRVYTTSPKKPNSAMRKVAKIRLANGFEVIGYIPGEGHNLQEHSVVMIRGGRVKDLPGVRYHIIRGVLDTQGVKSRKQRRSKYGAKRPK; via the coding sequence ATGCCGACCGTAAGCCAGTTGATCCGCAAGCCGCGCCAGGCGCCGGTGAAGCGTAACAAGGTTCCCGCCATGCAGGCCAACCCGCAGAAGCGGGGCGTTTGCACGCGCGTTTATACGACGTCGCCAAAGAAGCCGAACTCGGCCATGCGCAAGGTGGCGAAGATCCGGCTTGCAAACGGCTTCGAGGTGATCGGCTACATTCCGGGCGAAGGCCACAACCTTCAGGAGCACTCCGTGGTGATGATCCGCGGCGGCCGCGTGAAGGATCTTCCCGGCGTGCGCTATCATATCATCCGAGGCGTGCTCGACACGCAGGGTGTGAAAAGCCGCAAGCAGCGCCGCTCCAAATACGGCGCGAAGCGTCCGAAGTAG